The proteins below are encoded in one region of Mya arenaria isolate MELC-2E11 chromosome 15, ASM2691426v1:
- the LOC128220445 gene encoding uncharacterized protein LOC128220445, whose translation MNPLRCVIVTTLYCLGIICQGQEVFISKDKTKWNKFKCTLAEPRVVCRDDGSCSVENGLEFLTAEDQDNGFWIGYAKKWISFAYVGCGTLDAGNNYSVSTLGECRRITGCKTFGIQNSTAGLRCKCASNNAPRTKTCGEKCEEADQYPCGGTADTDTFSLYTVENVPPSDHSNNKTRNCLLFYYQYKTNDDYYWESCNLNFTPALLCSNKKNSESNPMAEKFNSSNERWAKAVENCIDGGKFPASIQSINNVKFTDEDKQNHWTGIIKKESIISLSDMLDDNTYPPLTYAYVEKINRTVYVIFEGDWKTKRKSLCAGGSTAGLAAGLSVSVVVIIIVAVIVMVFLKRRGLLTKCFKQNDEKSIHTEDTATEIACISTPIFESTTNIVDDLTATNHSYFVLEKTFDEETKEETEHYAEPDMTDVDHHDLTDESQKDTENDYDTTNDKKSSVKAGLAKPNNSYNKVTLHQTSEYDHINRRPPKSDRQTENEYDISNNLIDGKPNNNLNENSDTYNHLNKHDLKNFGTDNVYGKSETDGDSGYATSSALTLRRNMDKNDQQADYDVIKKKR comes from the exons ATGAATCCATTGAGATGTGTAATTGTGACAACTTTGTATTGTTTGGGAATAATTTGCCAAG GTCAGGAAGTTTTTATCTcgaaagataaaacaaaatggaacAAGTTTAAATGCACCTTGGCAGAACCAAGGGTAGTCTGCAGGGATGATGGCTCATGCAGTGTTGAAAATGGTTTGGAATTTCTTACAGCAGAAGATCAAGACAATGGATTTTGGATTGGATATGCCAAAAAATGGATTAGTTTTGCTTATGTTG gatGTGGCACATTGGATGCTGGAAACAACTATTCTGTTTCTACTCTGGGCGAATGTAGACGTATAACAGGATGCAAAACGTTCGGTATTCAAAATTCAACAGCG GGTTTGCGATGTAAATGTGCCAGTAATAACGCCCCGCGGACAAAAACATGCGGAGAAAAATGTGAAGAAGCTGATCAATATCCGTGTGGTGGCACAGCCGACACTGACACATTCTCATTGTACACTGTTGAAAATG ttcctcCTAGCGACCattcaaataacaaaacaagaaactGCTTACTGTTCTACTATCAGTACAAAACGAACGATGATTATTATTGGGAGTCGTGCAATTTAAACTTCACCCCAGCGCTATTATGCAGCAACAAAAAAAATTCAG AATCTAACCCGATGGCGGAAAAATTCAATTCAAGTAATGAACGTTGGGCCAAGGCTGTTGAAAACTGCATCGATGGAGGAAAATTCCCTGCATCGATACAAAGTATCAATAATGTGAAATTTACAGACGAGGACAAGCAGAACCATTGGACAGGAATAATTAAAAAGGAATCTATCATATCTTTGAGCGATATGCTTG ATGATAACACCTATCCACCTTTGACGTATGCATATGTGGAAAAGATCAACCGGACTGTTTACGTGATATTTGAAGGAGACTGGAAAACAAAGAGAAAAAGCTTGTGTGCAGGAG GATCAACGGCAGGCCTCGCTGCTGGTTTGTCCGTATCTGTGGTAGTGATTATCATTGTGGCGGTTATTGTGATGGTGTTTTTGAAAAGAAG GGGACTTCTAACAAAGTGCTtcaaacaaaatgatgaaaaaagcATTCATACCGAAGACACAGCAACCGAAATAGCATGCATATCAACACCGATATTTGAATCTACTACAAACATAGTGGATGACTTAACAGCCACAAATCATTCTTATTTTGTGCTTGAAAAAACGTTTGATGAAGAAACCAAAGAGGAGACCGAACACTATGCAGAGCCAGATATGACCGATGTTGACCATCATGATTTGACCGATGAGTCACAAAAAGATACTGAAAACGATTACGACACAACTAATGACAAAAAGAGCTCTGTCAAGGCTGGATTGGCTAAGCCAAATAATAGTTATAACAAAGTCACTTTACATCAAACTAGTGAGTACGATCATATTAATAGAAGACCGCCAAAGTCGGACAGACAAACTGAAAATGAATACGATATTTCGAATAACCTGATCGACGGCAAaccaaacaataatttaaatgagAACAGTGATACATATaaccatttgaacaaacatgACTTAAAGAACTTTGGCACAGATAACGTTTATGGAAAGTCAGAAACAGATGGCGATAGTGGATATGCTACTTCAAGTGCTCTTACACTTCGCAGAAACATGGATAAAAATGATCAGCAAGCTGATTATgatgtgataaaaaagaaacGGTAG